A region of the Alligator mississippiensis isolate rAllMis1 chromosome 5, rAllMis1, whole genome shotgun sequence genome:
CCTTGAATGTGGTGGTGCCACAAGAAGCCAGCTGACATGCCTAGGCTCAGCCCGCCTGCCCCCTCCGTTGGAcactgcagcagggctgtggccagcTGGGCACGTGGGGGTCCTGCCAGGTTCCTAACTATGCCTGCCGGTCCTCACggcacccccttcctccctcgcAGGCTTCTCCATGTTTGGGGCAGGGCTGACGGTGGGGCTGTCCAACCTGTTCTGCGGGGTGTGCGTGGGCATTGTGGGCAGCGGGGCCGCGCTGGCTGACGCCCAGAACGCCAGCCTCTTCGTCAAGATCCTCATCGTGGAGATCTTTGGCAGCGCCATCGGTCTCTTCGGTGTCATCGTCTCCATCCTGCaggtaccccccaccccccccatcagCCTGCCCAGCGTGGGATGATGATGGCCTGGCCCCTGGTGctggccaggccctgccaggcccctgcagccctTGCTCTACCCGCCCTCAGtgcctgctctgcagcaggggcaaggagcagcccaGGGCGTGGATGTCCCTGGGGCACCTTGGGTACCTGGCAGGGGCCctgtgggagctgtgctggggcactggggctgctctgggttGGGCACGGGGTGCAGTGAGAGCAGGGGCCCTGGAGCTATCATGGCCCAGGGGTGGGGATACCAGGCTGTAGGGGCTCCAGCGGGGCCTTTCTAATCTGTCTCcgctctctgtctctccccagaccTCTAAAGTAAAGATGGGGGACTGAGCCCTAGCCCAGCCCCGCTCCGCCCGGCTCAGGGCAGCTGTACATAGATATTTAATATTCCCTCCCGGGGCAGGCACTGACCCCTGCCCGGCGCGGAGCCCCGGGCACCCCACTCCTTCCTGCTGGAGGAACCAGTCGTCTGTGTGTGCgtgacccctgcccccagtcGCCCGGTCCGGCGGGGCCGACCGCGCTACCGCCTGCCCCGGTGCCCGTGCATCCTGCTCGCCGTGCCGCTCTGctctgctccgctccgctccgtgTCTGTGCAGTAAACATGGTTCTTCTCCCAGCTGGCCGTGTCTGTCCACTCTGTGCTGCGCCTGGGGAGCGCCAGGCTTGTGGCCCTGCAGCCCACCATGGGCACGAGCTacagctgcaccactgcccccctctgccctgcttccccccgcAGAAGGGAGTGTGCTCAGGCTGGCACAGAGctgccacctgggcccaggccttgtcccccagctgctgcagcagcaccgtgagcctgggctggtggaagggggtgggtagggggcagCTCTCAGCCTGGCTCCAATCTGTGCCCTGGCACAGCCTCGCGTGCTGCTGCGGCTGGCACGGTCAGTGCCCGGTGCTGCCCTGGAGCAggtgcccaggccaggcccccaTGGGCGACGGGGGGCAGCTCCGTCCCGGGGACCTCGGGGCCCCTGCGCTGGCTCAGGCACGGGTGCTGGGGCTCGTGCTTCCTCCCCGCTGCGGTCCAAGCCCCTCTGCGTCCCAAGCGGGTGCTCCCGGCCGGGCCCCTTCGCACCGTCCCGGCGCCCTCCGGCCCCAGACGTTGGGTCTCGGCCGCGGGCACGGGCGGGGGCGGCTGTcccggcggcgcggcgcggcgcggcgctggGGGAGCGATGCCGGCCCCGGTGCGCTGCCGCCGGCcgcctccttcccttcccttcccttcccttcccctcccctcgcctcgcggggccgggcggggacgcggcggcggcggcggcgggcgggcggagcGCGGGGGCGGGCCCGGCGCTGCCTGCGGCTCGGCAGTGCGGGCGCGGCCGGCGGGGCCCGCAGCCCGGCATGGGCGGCCGGGGGCCCGCAGcgcgggggaggcggcggcgctgACGGCCGGGGCCGGCGGAGGAGCTGGGCCGAGCCCCGCGGTGAGTGCTGCCGGCCCAGCCTTTGTGCGCGCGGCCGGCCCCGCCCGAGGCCCGCGAGCCCCTGCCCAACGGCGCGGGGCGGAGGTGACATGCCCGGGGCCGTGCCTGCGGCCTGTGGCAGAGGCCGGGCGGCAGGGCGGGGGGTGCCAGGGCCGGCTGGACGGGCGCGGATCTCCCCGGCCTGGTGCCGGGGAACATTTCTGCCCCCGGGTTTCTGCTCCACGTGTCGGGGGGGTTAAGCCTCCCCCGAGGTGCAGGGCGCTGCCGTGGCACCCGCCCCGCACGGGCCCGGCGCGAGGGTCTTGCCCCCGCTCAGCATcagcccctggctgcactggggcaggaagggatcccccctgctctgggggtTGCCTTCTCGTGGGCCTGGGGTTTCGGGAGGTCCCTGGCAGCAGCCGGAGGTTGGCAGCcgcggcccccctgctttcccgggggccggggcgggcggcTGTGATGTCTGGTGCCGTGTCGGGGTGACTCGTTTTGCTCGCAGCTCGGACACGGGGTTTGTGCGGGCTGGTGCGCGCAGGCCTggtcctgcctcgggcaggggctgggctggatgtggccccgCGGCTGCACCAGGCAAGGAGCTGGCCCCTGGAGGGACGGTGTCTGTgcgtgggagcaggggcagggggcactgccacagcccagcctgggggccCTGAGGGCCACGTGCAgcagggcgggcgggcgggcgctgcCGGGTGCGGGTGACCGTCACTCGGGGTGCTGACGCCTGAGCCCCGGCGGCCTCTGTTCTTTCCAGTCTCCGTTGCACACGCATGTGGCAAGCAAGGCCTGGCCCTGGtcgtacccctgccctgcactcgCACGCTGGCGGCAGGTGAGCGTGCCCTGagctggggggctctggggcacCTGCCCCGGGTGGGGCAGCAGCCGGTGCCTCTTGCTGGCTGCCCCACCTTCCTCTCAGCTGGGTCTCGCATGGGCACGGCAGGGCCCGGgccgggctgcagctgcagggtcctGAGATGCAGAGAGGGGCTGGAAGCAaaggcagggccagtgcaggggggctgcgggCACTGGACGTGGGTGCCTTGCTGGATGACGGGCTCCGACGTGGGGTGGCCGGGCTGGCGAGTGGAGCCAAGGGGCCtgctccatggggcaggcaggaaggagctTCGCCTTGTTCTGCAGGGAGCAGCTACCAGGGCAGGAGGGACCAGGCTCCCTGCGGCCCCTCTGACCCCGCCAGGGCCGGCGTTGCCGTGCCCAGGTCCCGTGTGTTGGCCGTCCCGTGGACGGTGCGTGCGTGCTGGTCCCCACGCCGCCCTTCGCagactgcacctgtgccatgacCGTCTGTGGACCAGGCCACAGCAGTCTGTTGCACACGTGGTGCCTGGCTCCGTGGCACGTGTGTCCAGCcaagcctgggggagggggtcacTGGGGCAGGGACGGAGATGGGTTTGGGTTTCCCTACTGtccggcagccccagccccactgctggccACCCCGTGCCAGACGCCTGCGTCCCATGCAACGGGGTTCTGGCTCCATCCCCATTGCATTTACACAGGGCTTGAGAAACTGGCttggcccctctcccccacccctgagggGGCACCGGGACAGATGCGCCCCTTGCCCCCGGGTAGGAGTGGGCAGACGCCCCTGACCTGCGCGGCCCAGCGGCAAAGCTGGTAgctgctgggactggggcaggggagggtgcatGCAGCACCGAGACGGGGAGGTgctcaggtccagccccccaggaccatgctgcctcagtttccccacaacCTCCTTCCCTCCAGGTGGGGTGCAGACAAGCCCACCTGGGCAGGCATCGTGCTGGGAAGCTTGAGAGCCTCTGGTCAACAGATGACCGGTAGAGATGTGCTGAGGGGCGTCGGCATGGGAGGGCCTGGTCAAAGGCCATGCCGTGTCACAGATCCGGCTCCGgttccacctccacctccagcatCCTGTGTGGCAGGGCCATGCCCCTACCCCAGGCACCCATATGCCAACCTAAGGATGTCACAGCCCCTTACaggtggggaggtggagctggCATCTAACCTTCCCCAGGGCAGAGCTATGTCCCCTGTGcagacaggagcccaggctggcgtGAGTCTACGGctttgcagccccaggcctggcacgAGAAGGCCTGGTGCCTTCAGGAGGTTCTGGGGCAGCCTAGGGACAccggagctggtgctgggctgtgagCGGGGTCAAgcctctgcctggctgggccGCTGCAGGCTCTGGTTCTGCAGGGGACGGTGCCCGAGCGTGGCCGCAGGGAGCACGGGCTCCTCCCCTTGTGCACGGCTGAGATGCTCTGAATTGGGGCCCAATGTGACCCCTCCTCAGGCCAGAGCCACGCGGGGTGTCACGTCCAGGGGCCTGGTGGAGatcggggcaggggctgggtgccaggggcagggaccttgCAGGGCCATGAACTGCCCTGTGTTTTGTCTGGCAGGATCGGCGTTGACCGGAGCTGCCCCCGCACTTGGGGCACATGCCCGCCCGCCCGTGCCTGCGCCTGGAAGATgaccaggctgctgctgggggtgacGCTGGAACGCGTGTGCAAGGCcgtgctgctgctgtgcttgcTGCACTTTGCCGTCACCGGGGTGCTCTACTTCGACGTCTATGCCCGCCACCTCGACTTCTTCAGCCGCTTCAATAGCCGCAACGCCTCCCGCGCCACCCACGCCAGCGCCAATGCCAGCGCCAGCGCCGCCCGGCCCCGcagcactgctcccagctgcggCCCGCCCTCGCCCAGCCTCCGGCCCGACGCCAACCACACCGCCaccctgccacccctgctgccctgccaagaCGTGCCGCCTGGCTTAGGTGAGACCCGGAGCCCGGGGGCTACCTGTTGCCAAGCCTTGTGGGAGCTTGGGgggcctcacccagccccttaACCATCCTGGAAAGAGGACATGCACAGGCATTGGCATCCAGCCCGTGGTGCCTCCTGGCATCcaggagaggtggaggggagggtgctgAATGGGTGCCGGGATGCCTGGGCTCCCCGCCTGGCTCTGGGTGATTGAGCGGAGGGCAGAGGTTGGTGAAtttgccttccctgctgccaccgAGGCCCCAGGACTGTCAGGGGACCAGGGGCAGGATTGGGCCCGTTGGCAGAGCTGCGTGTCGGGCTGGATCCCGCGGCTcacccaggctgggggcagggtgcgTGGGGCAACCCCGGTGCAGCGGGCAGTGACGCTCTGCCCCCGCACAGTGGGGCGTCTCCTCATCGAGTTCAGCTCGCCCATGAGCATGGAGCGGGTGCAGCGGGAGAACCCCGAGGTGCGGGCAGGCGGGCGGTACGTGCCCCCCGACTGCCAGCCCCGCCAGAGGGTGGCCGTGCTGGTCCCCTTCCGGCACCGCGAGCACCACCTCAAGTACTGGCTGCACTACCTGCACCCCATCCTGCGCCGCCAGAAGGTCGCCTACGGCATCTACATCGTCAACCAGGTGCGCGCTGCCCACCGCGCgggccagggggctgtgctgggggcggGGGTCCGGCTCCTGGTGCTCCCCTGCCAGGCTGGAAGCTGAGCCCTGGCAGacacccaggcaggagctggttcTGGACCAGGGAGCTGAGGCCACCCAGGCCCATCCAGGGCCGGcccatggccctgcagggagcGTGGGGCTCTTGGCATGGCTGTCTGCATGGCCTGGCGCTGCATGGAGACCCCTGGGAGGATCCCAGGAGGGGGTCGTTCCCCCGTCCACCTTCCAGATCCCTGCTGAGGTCAGGCCCCGTCTCTGCCACCGACCTTGGGCATGACCCTGGGCATGTCACCTGAGCTCCCCACCCAGGGGAGGGGGCATCGGCCTgtgcccttgcctgggcagggaagggtgggagCTGAGCTGGCTGGGTGggtgcagcagaggtggggggctcCATGTTGGccctcccagccatgcagccctATCCCCGCAGTACGGTGAGGACACGTTCAACCGGGCCAAGCTGCTGAATGCCGGGTTCCTGGAGGCGCTGCGGGACGACCCCGAGTACGACTGCTTCATCTTCAGCGACGTGGACCTGGTGCCCATGGACGACCGCAACCTGTACCGCTGCTACGAGCAGCCCCGGCACTTCGCCATCGCCATGGACAAGTTCGGCTTCCGGTGAGTGCCGGGGGCCCTGCCACGGCCCCagccccccgtcccctccccgctgcaggcTCCGGCCTCTCtgcacagccctgggctgcattggcaggcgcggtgccagcagatccagggcagtgatccttcccctctattcagcaccggggaggccacatctggagtcctgtgtccagctatgtcccccccactacagaaaggatgtggacacattggacagtccagtgaagggcaatgaaaatggttgtggggctgggggacatgactggtgaggagaggcggagggaactgggctgagtgagtctggagaagagaagaccgagggggattgaatagcagccgtcacctccctgccgggggctgcaaagagggcagagctgggctgtcctcagtgggggcagatacagaacaaggagcaatgggctcaagttgcagcaagggaagttgaggctggattttaggaaaatctttctcatgaggagggtagtaaaacactggaccaggctccccagagaggtgttggactctccacccttggaggtgtttaagacccgggcaGACAAAGCCtcgtctgggatgatgtagttggggctgggcgTGTTTGGAGCAgcggttggactagacgtgactcctgagctccctcccaacccccattTCCTATGAGTCTCTGTGGGGCTCTGGGAGGGGTGCAGGTgcccctgggctggctgggggtgctgctgccccaggcaagGCAGAGGCCGCCCTGGTGAGCCATGCCCACCGCCCGCTCACAGGCTGCCCTACGCCGGCTACTTCGGGGGCGTCTCTGGCCTCAGCAAGTCCCAGTTCCTGAAGATCAACGGCTTCCCCAACGAGTACTGGGGCTGGGGCGGTGAAGACGACGACATCTTCAACCGGTGAgatggccccagctgccccccgcccctgctcccagctccttcccccagggcgggtggtggggagctgccgcatgcagagctggggggccccatgggctgctgGGCATCCTGCACATGCATGTCGTATTGCCCCAgtggggctgagcctggggcagggacagggacttgcagcagtggggctggttGGGGTGGAGCTGGTCCCAGTGCCCCCCTGAGCTGCTTCTGCTCCCACAGGATCTCGCTGAACGGCATGAAAGTGTCGCGGCCCGACGTGCGCATCGGGCGCTACCGCATGATCAAGCACGAGCGCGACCGGCACAACGAGCCCAACCCCCAGAGGTGAGACCCTTTCCCCCCATCCTGGACTTTGTCATTGCCTGgagccacctccagctctgctcgctctgccctgggcaggcccTGGGACGTGGGGCTGGACACCCCGACCCCTGGGtccccttgcctgctcccccagctggctcagggcttggggctcccggtgctgccctgtccctgggggaagggagcaagtgCCTGGCCCAGGCCCCTCGTGCCCCTGACATGGCGCCGTGCCCATGCCCGTGCCCGGCAGGTTCACCAAGATCCAGAACACGAAGCTGACGATGCGCCGGGACGGCATCAGCTCGCTGCAGTACCGGCTGGTGGAGGTGTCGCGCCACCCGCTCTATACCAACGTCACGGTGGACATTGGCAAGCCGCCCCCGCGCCCAGCCCGTGGATAGCGTCGCTGGAGCCCGGGCACCGCACCcgcgcctggccctgccccagtctTGGGGCGCTCGGAcactgcagggcctggccccagccgGGGGCATGCACGGatctgggccctgcccctgccggcGGCTCCATCATCTTGTCGGCAGGGCCCGCAGGGGGACTTGGCAGCACGGTGCccgccctgcccacctgcccgtGCCCCTGGCAGAGGACCCAGACCCGGTGGCTCTGCTCTATCCCTGCAGGTGCTGGGGGCCATGGAAAGCTGTGGCCCTCCTGCCCCCGTCCCGCCGGGCCGGGACGCCCGGTTCACTGCCTCTGCACAACTCGCCCGGATGCCCTGGCCccctcctgccgtcttcctctgCTTCGGTGCCCGGTGCTCGGAGCTGGGCCTGGTCAGGCCTCCCATGCCCCCTAGCCTGGGCTGCGCCTCAGGTGAGTGACtggctgctctgtgcctcagtttccccatgcagGGGCGGTGCCCCAGGGCATGAGCACAGCCTCCCTGGGCACCTGGAGCTATCAGAGGGCTGGTCTGAgcccctcagcccctctcccacctggCTTGGGGGCTAGGCCCCTCCATCCCGCCTGCCCCGTGGTGCTGGCACGATGCAGCCGGGGCTTGGGCCCTGCCCTGGTCGCTGGGCGAGGAGGCAGGGACCAGCCCGAGCCCCCGGCTGGGCAGGCCCCACATTCGCCTGCAACCACATTCCAGGCCCGCCCGGGGCACGGACCGGGGGGCATTAGGCACTTTACCACCAGCTCCACTGCCCAGTGCCGGGGGAGCCTCCACgtgctgggggctggatgcgctcagccctgcccccccggcGGTCTCCGTCTGACCCGTTACACGCACGTGGCAGACCTGGGAGGTgcgaggggctggtgggggcacagctgctgtgccccccccccggccccagaaGCAGACCCGGGCCCTGGGTGGGTGCGTGGCCttgcccggggctggcggggcagggtggctgcctgCGGGGCCGTGCCCGGGCGACTTTTGTACCTGTGAATGTCTGACCCTTTTGGAGCCTGCGTCGCCGCCGCCTTCGGACTTTTGTATTTAATAAAGTTTCCAATGTTCGGCCGCTGCTCCCAGGCCCGTGGGGTCAGGGTGGAGGAGCCCCAGGGGCCTGCAGATCCTGGGCCGCTGCCCATCCATGCCTGATGTCGGGGGCCGAGggcaccctgctcctggggggtGCGAGGCAGGAAggagccggggggcggggggaaggtgGCAATGCCGGTGGGGGcacgggggctgggctggggacacCCTCAAggaagaggagggcagggaaaggGTGGTAGCAGCCCCGGCACCTTGGGGGCATCAGCGCCAggtgccagcagctgccaggggggcAAGCGCATGGGGCCGGCGGGCAGGGACCCCGGCTTCCCTgccggggggggagagggggagccggGCCTGCGGCAAAGGGGGGCCCGGGGCAGCGTGGCGGGGGCCGCGGTGCCCTTAGGGTGGTTGGGGCGCCGGGCGAGAGAGTCCTTCGGGGCCCCTTGGGGTTACTCAGCTAAATATTACCCCGCGCATCCTCTCCCTGCGCTGTGCGGGGCTGAGATGAACGTGCAGCGCGCACGGGCACGTTACAGCCGGCAactgcaccccccgcccccagcaccgGCCGCTCCTCACGTGTGACCGCTCCGCCCCCACGCCGCGCGCTCCCTCGGCCGTGGCAGCGGCTCGTCCCTTCCCCTTTAAGAGGTGCGGGGGGCGGAGCGTTGCCAAGGAGACGGGAGCGCTGTCTggacgcggggggggggggcggtgcggGGTGCATCCCCGCGGGGTGCGGTGCGGGGTGctgcagggacccccccccccggtgcggTGCGGGGTGCATCCCCGGTGCGGTGCGGGGTGCATCCCGGGTGCGGGGTGCGGTGCGGCCCATGCGGGCCCCCGCGGCGCTGTGGGCGCTGGTGCGGGCGCGGCTGCCCCCGAGCGAGCGGCCGGCGGCGCGGATGCTGCTGGGGCCGGAGGGGCTGGAGCGCTGCGCCGAGCTCCGCGCCGAGGTGGGTGCGCGGCCCCGATCCGGCCCCGGCCCCGATCCGGCCCCGCAGCGCCCGGCCCCGCCTGACCCCGCCGTGCCCCGTGCCCGCAGGCCGAGACCCTGCACGGGCTGTGGCAGGAGCTGCGCGCCGCCCGCCGCCCCGACCGGCACCGGGAgcgggacggggacggggacggggacggcCCGCCGGGTGCCGGCGCTGCCCGCGCGCTGCTGGGCGCCCCCGGGCCCCTCAAGGAGCTGCTGCGGGACGAGCTGCGGGCGCTGCTGCTCCGCCTCCGGCGCCGGGCGGCCCGGGGGGGCAGGTACGGGGGACAGGGGGGCcgggtccctgcccctgcccctgccccggggagCCCCGCGCCGGAGGAGCCCTCACACCGCCTCCCCGCAGGGACCCCGACGAGGCCATCGCCAAGTACGGCCCCCGCGTGCTGCGCTTTGCCTGGGGGGACGCAGGCGGCTGCCCCGTGCCCAACGGCGCCAGGTGGGTCCTGGGCCCTGATCCAGGGTCGGGCTCGACCCCCGTCCCCACAGGCCCCAGTGGGACTGAGAGGGAGGGGGCTGTTTGGGGGAACTTCCCCCTCTCCACTTGCTGCAGGATTTGGGGGGTTTCCCCCCTTGCTCAGCAGCGCTGGGTGCCGGCTGGGATGGGGACGTGGCTATGCCCACGCTCCAGCTCGCGCcagccctgcagggtcctggccccTGCACGATTTGGGGCCGGGAAAGGCTTTCCGCTGGTCCCTTCCCTGCAGCGGGGCGCGCGGGCTGGTCGCTGTGCGTGGTGCAGGAGCAGGTCGGAGCAGGACATGTCCGGGAGGGTTCGGCCAGGGCTGGTCCTGGGCCTCGGGCACGCTGTGACCCCGCAGGGCCCTACCGCTGCCTGCTCCGGGGTCCTGTGTGCTCTGCACCCCAACCCCGGCCCACCCTGCCTGTATCCTGCCTCCAGCCcgggccccagcctggcccagcgcCTGGAGCCCCTCTGCGACCATCTGAGCATCGCCCGCCTGCCCgaagtgctgccccagctccggtGAGTgagcggggctggctggggcgcagGCTCGGGGCTCACAGGGGAGGGCGTTGGGGGAGCAGCGAGGGGGGTTCCCAGTGTGGACGCACTAAggaggccaggcctgggcaggggcGAGGAGAGACGCCAGAGCGGGGACAGGAGACGGTTTTGCAAAATGGGGGAAAGAAAGTCACTAGGGATTTATTGCTGACGCCTCTCGCCAGACGAGCCCGAGggggcacagcaggagcagagcagtcagtttaaaactaagaaaaggcagtccctgccccgACCCCCCAGCACGGCATTGAAGGGTGGGGGGCTCGTGGCCACCAGATGTGCCAGGATCTGAGAGGGTAGCCACCAAGGGAGGGGACACGggctgggaggaaaggggcatcgggaGCTATCGAGcaggggagcgaggggcacggcctctgcatcagCCCTTCGCTGCTGGGGGCTGCAAGGGGGAAAACCCGGGTCGCTCCcgtccagcctctgctctgctgaTGCACAGCACTGGGCAGGATGGACCTGGGCCTGACCCAGCAcgtggcagctctgggctgcacctACCTAACGCTGACCCCCCATGCCCAGGGCACTGCTGGCGGAGGAGCACCGCGCCCTGGAGGAGCTGGTCGCCCACCTCCAGGTAGGGTTgtgcctggctgggggggggggggggggggctggaggaggggtaCAGCACGGGATGAGACCTGCTTCAagggcccagggcaggagagggggtgaCTGGAGCAGGACGAGGGGCTTTCCCGGGGCCGTGCCCACAGAGacagctgctctgggcatggCTGGCAGTGCCCTTGtaagctggcaggagctggctttgccctggcagggcagtgagggttggggggttagagcagcaggggtgggagcctggACCCTGGGTTTACCCTCAGTTTCAGGAAGTGAGTGGGGGGCCAATGGGTGAGAGTGGGGGGGTGGGttgcccggacacctgggtttcctCCCAGCTCTGTCTGTGGAagctgggcatggggtggtggtgctTGGGCTGGTGGCATCAGTGCCCGCACCTagaggccagggctgctgcagctgccagggctgggagccaggctggcactgccccgggggtggggggtgttgtggGCTCAGGCCCTCTGACGGGGGTCTGGTTTGGCCCTCTGCCCCCAGCGCTGCCTGGAGGATGAGCACCGCGCTGCCACAGGGAGCCCGGAGCCAGAGCCGGAGCCCACAATGGcgggtgagtggggtgggggagacgcCCCAACCGCTGAGCatccctggctggggtctggactGCCCTGGGGGCTTCACAGAtgcacagaagtttagggctggaagggacctcgggagatcatcgggtccaggccccctgctctgggcaggaaaggctgcgggggtcagatgaccccagcacagtgtgcgtccagtctcctttggaAGATCTCCGGGGTCGGTGCCTGCACCGCCCGCGCTGGGCATCTATTCTAGAGTCTGCTCACACAAACCCAGACGTTTTTCCTTATAGCCAGTCTGAAACCTCCtcctaggagtttatgaccattgcttctggttttcccctggggcactttggtgactAGTTGTTCACCTCGCCCCTAATGCTCTCCCCTGATacatttgtaagctgccaccaaatccccccaaagccttctcttttctaggctgagaAGTCccgtatctgtcagcctttcctcgtatggcttgctcttcaggcctctaatcgtgcgggtggctcttctctggactctctcaagctttaccacgtccttgccaaagtgcggcgcccagaactggatgcagtgctccggctgcggcctcaccaatgctgagcagagcGGGACTgcaacttccttagttttgctcgAGCTGCATCGGTCGATGCAGGCCAGCATAGTTTGCTCTGTGGGGATGCTTGTTTGGGGGGCACAGAGCCAAGGGAGCCCTCCTTCCTTCCAGTGGGCACCAGGTGCCTGGGCACAGCACAGCAGGGTCAGGCTGGAGTCAGGGAAACCgcgcagctggagcctggaggcCAGGGCACGGCCTGCCCGGGGTGGGGGAGACTCCGtcccgggggtgcaggcagaggcaggggctgcgtCAGGGATGACGTTTGTGTTGCTCAGAGGTCGGACACAGGATTCATCTGGACTGGCTTGGACAGGCCTGagcctgcctcgggcagggcttGGACTCGACATGAccctgcaggtccctgccagccccacggctctgggATTGCGCTGGGTGATGAATGCAGCTGGGCCCCATGACTGGAGAGGACACggccggggctgctgcagctgtgcaccgACCGGGGTGAGGTgtggggctctgggctgcagagcagagcagagcgaAGGTGTCTGCTGTccctgggctttgctagttgtcACATGGGGCCAGGGAGGCATTTCCACCACTTGCTGCAGGTGTCAGGGGGATTTTAAGCCTCCCCCAGtggcgctggtgctgctgcagcacgggctggggctggggactgggccATGCCAACGATCCCGCTGGCACCAACCCTCAGGGTCCTGGCtgcagggtcttgcccctgcgctcaggctcagcccgacacaaaaaggaagcttacaagaagtggaaacttggacaaacaccTCAGGAGGAGCGTGAGAGCATTGCTCCGGCAGGCAGGGCtcaagtcaggaaggccaaagcacaactggagctGAAGcta
Encoded here:
- the CCDC24 gene encoding coiled-coil domain-containing protein 24, producing MRAPAALWALVRARLPPSERPAARMLLGPEGLERCAELRAEAETLHGLWQELRAARRPDRHRERDGDGDGDGPPGAGAARALLGAPGPLKELLRDELRALLLRLRRRAARGGRDPDEAIAKYGPRVLRFAWGDAGGCPVPNGASPGPSLAQRLEPLCDHLSIARLPEVLPQLRALLAEEHRALEELVAHLQRCLEDEHRAATGSPEPEPEPTMAELQEQRRAMERDLQQGQPAPAHSHGHRHTWGAKPSMTPAPPTPPR
- the B4GALT2 gene encoding beta-1,4-galactosyltransferase 2 isoform X1, with product MWQARPGPGRTPALHSHAGGRIGVDRSCPRTWGTCPPARACAWKMTRLLLGVTLERVCKAVLLLCLLHFAVTGVLYFDVYARHLDFFSRFNSRNASRATHASANASASAARPRSTAPSCGPPSPSLRPDANHTATLPPLLPCQDVPPGLVGRLLIEFSSPMSMERVQRENPEVRAGGRYVPPDCQPRQRVAVLVPFRHREHHLKYWLHYLHPILRRQKVAYGIYIVNQYGEDTFNRAKLLNAGFLEALRDDPEYDCFIFSDVDLVPMDDRNLYRCYEQPRHFAIAMDKFGFRLPYAGYFGGVSGLSKSQFLKINGFPNEYWGWGGEDDDIFNRISLNGMKVSRPDVRIGRYRMIKHERDRHNEPNPQRFTKIQNTKLTMRRDGISSLQYRLVEVSRHPLYTNVTVDIGKPPPRPARG
- the B4GALT2 gene encoding beta-1,4-galactosyltransferase 2 isoform X2, producing the protein MTRLLLGVTLERVCKAVLLLCLLHFAVTGVLYFDVYARHLDFFSRFNSRNASRATHASANASASAARPRSTAPSCGPPSPSLRPDANHTATLPPLLPCQDVPPGLVGRLLIEFSSPMSMERVQRENPEVRAGGRYVPPDCQPRQRVAVLVPFRHREHHLKYWLHYLHPILRRQKVAYGIYIVNQYGEDTFNRAKLLNAGFLEALRDDPEYDCFIFSDVDLVPMDDRNLYRCYEQPRHFAIAMDKFGFRLPYAGYFGGVSGLSKSQFLKINGFPNEYWGWGGEDDDIFNRISLNGMKVSRPDVRIGRYRMIKHERDRHNEPNPQRFTKIQNTKLTMRRDGISSLQYRLVEVSRHPLYTNVTVDIGKPPPRPARG